One segment of Chelonia mydas isolate rCheMyd1 chromosome 13, rCheMyd1.pri.v2, whole genome shotgun sequence DNA contains the following:
- the LOC114022413 gene encoding ribonuclease, which yields MALRGTHPTFLLPLVLLVASLALAREESRYEKFLRQHVDASDPSPPDTRRYCNLLMRRRDMATAHKCKHLNTFIHSSADQIKPVCGDGGESAGGDLRLSEDPFPLTVCELQGGADPPDCDYSGSSSTSRIVIACVDGEPVHFETQVESQAGEGNEL from the coding sequence ATGGCCCTGAGGGGAACTCACCCCACATTCCTGCTGCCCCTCGTCCTGCTGGTCGCCAGTCTGGCCCTGGCCCGAGAGGAGTCGCGTTATGAGAAGTTCCTGAGGCAGCATGTAGATGCCTCCGACCCCAGCCCTCCGGACACCCGGCGCTACTGCAACCTCCTGATGCGGCGCCGGGACATGGCCACTGCCCACAAGTGCAAACACCTCAACACCTTCATCCACAGCAGCGCCGACCAGATCAAGCCCGTCTGCGGGGATGGAGGGGAGTCAGCAGGAGGAGACCTGCGCCTCAGTGAAGACCCGTTCCCCCTCACCGTCTGTGAGCTCCAAGGAGGGGCCGATCCCCCCGACTGTGACTACAGCGGGTCCAGTAGCACCAGCAGGATCGTCATTGCCTGCGTTGATGGAGAACCAGTCCACTTCGAGACACAGGTTGAGagtcaggcaggggaggggaatgagCTGTGA